DNA from Conexivisphaera calida:
CCGCATCAGGATGGAGGAATCGCTCCACAGGCACGGCGTCTTCATGAGGAGCATCGCCGCCAGGGGTAGCACGGGCGGCCTGGGCGGATCGGTGTGGGGGGCGCTGCGCGTCCTATCGGCAGCCGGGTACGAGCGCGTGATCGTCGAGACGGTGGGCGCGGGACAGAGCGACGTCGACGTGATGGGCATAGCGGACGTGATATTGGTCGTCGTGGCCCCGGGCTTCGGGGACCTGGTCCAGGCCCTCAAGGCGGGGATACTCGAGATAGCCGACGCATTCGTGGTGAACAAGGCGGACCTCCCGGGCGCGGAGGAGCTGGCGCGCTACCTGGAGGAGGTCTCCGCGGGGAGACCCGTCCTGAGCGTGAGCGCGGCCTCGGGCGACGGCGTCGGGAGGGTGGTGGACTACCTGGAGGGAACCCGTGGATCAAGGAGGAGGGATGAGCGCGCGGCGGCAGCCGTCCGGGTCGCCGTGGAGGAGATCCTCAGGGAGGAGGCGAACGAGCTGATGAGCACGCAGCGCGCGAGGGAAATCCTGGGGGAGGTCGCCTCCGGCGCGGTGTCGCCTCGCGAGGCCGCCGATAGGATCCTGGCGCTCCGCGGCCGGGAAAAATAGGGTAAGACTATTATCCGGTGGGAAGTGGGTGGCGCCGTGCGCCGCCCGCTGATGGTCCTCGCAGGCATGAGGGTCACGAGGAGCCTGGCGGCCGGCGTAATATACATCATATATCCGTACATTGCGCTGAAGGACCTCGGCCTTCCGGCCAAGGAGCTCGGGATAATCTACGCGGCCGCCGCCCTGGCGACGGCGCTGCTCTCGATACTCGTGGGGTACGCCGCAGATCTCATGGGGAGGAGGGCCTCGCTCTACATGGCGTCCTCCCTCATGGTCGTTTCCTCGCTGCTCCTACTGCTGAGGATCGACATCTACACGGCCGTCGCCGCGGCCATCCTGGGGGGAATAAGCGCCACTGGCACTATGGGCGCCGGCGGGGTTGGCGGCGCGGTGGCCCCCGTCCAGACGGCGATTCTGGCGGACCTGACGTCCCGGGAGGAGAGGACCAGGTACATAACCTGGCTGAACTTCGGGTCCACGCTGGCCTCCACCGCCGGGCTCTTCGTCGGGGGGATCATGGACTACGAGGCAGGGCTGGCGACCGCCACCGTCCTGGGGCTGGCCGCCCTCCTCTCGGTGGCGCTCTTGGACACGCCCGAGGTCAGGGCGCGGACGGCGAGGATGGGGAGGGAGGGCTCCAGGGTCGCCGCCAAGTTCTCCGCCACAGGGATCCTGAACGGCCTGAGCAGCGGCCTCGTCAGCCCGTTCCTCGTGCCCATCTTCATACTTCTCTACGACATCCCCAGGAGCACGATGGGGATCTACTCATCCCTCTCCTCCATAATAGCTGTCTTCGTAATGCTCTCCGCGCCGGCGATGGAGAGGAAGCTGGGGTTCGTCAGGTCCATAGCCATCACGAGGGGAGCCACCGTGGTCCTCCTGGCCCTATTCCCGTTCATCAGGATCCTCTACGTCTCACTTGCCATCTACCTCGCGTATCCGGCGCTCAGGGTGGCGGCCCTGCCCGTGCAGACCTCCGGGATGGTCTCCATGGTGCCCCCGGAGGAGAGGGGGAGGACCACCGGGTTCAACCAGGGCTTCAGGCTGGCCTTCGCGTCGGTGGGCACCCTCGTGGCGTCCCCCTTCATAGACCCCGGCCTCCTCTGGGTGCCCTTCATCGCCTACAGCGCCATAATGTCCGCCAACGTGGCCCTCTACCGGAGGTTCTTCGGGGACTGGGACGACCGGTGACGCGGATGGAGCGACCGGAGCGAAATGCCGCGGACTTCGGTGGACGGTGGACGGTGGAACGACATTTCCACGTCACACGGGCGCGCCGGCTCATCGGCCTACCTTCTAAACTTCTTATCCTAATATTAGGATATTAGGACAGAGTTATAACTCTCTGCGCGGTCAGCCACCCCGTGAGGATCGAGCTGGTCGACATCGACGGCCTGAGATCCCCGGTGAGGCCCGACCTGGGCTCGGTGCTGGACGCCTACAGGTCCATCCTGAGGACCGGGGCCGTGGAGGAGCCGCTCATCGTGCACGACGGCGACATGACGCTGCTAGGGGGATTCCGGACGTACGAGGCGCTCGACCTCCTGTCAGCCGTGAGGGCGCCCGCCCTGCTGCTCGAGGACGGGGAGTTCCACGTCGCCGGGGATGATCCGCTCGGAGCCGTGCGCGATGGAAGGACCATTGAGGAGGGCGCGTTCTCGCTGTCCGGAGTTGAGGTCCCCAGGATCAGGGTCCGGCTATCGGATCTTCTGGAGGGGCACGGCGGGCGCGGGAGGAGGGTCTACCGCAGCACTGTGGAGCTCATGGTCAAGGACTGGCCGACCCCCCTCGTCAGGCTCAACTTCGGGTCGAGCGAGGGACGCGAGGTCTGGGCGAAGCTTGAGTGGTACAACCCGTTCAGCTGCAGCGCGAAGGACAGGGTCGCCTGGGCCATGATAGAGGACGCCGCCAGGCGCGGGTGCCTGGGAGGCGCGTTCTACGAGGCCACGTCCACGAACACGGGAATAGCGCTGGCGGCCCTTTCGAGGGTGCTGGGGAGATCGTGTAGGATCTACCTGCCGAGGGGCACCCAGGCCGGCGTGGACGCGTACTTCCGCGCGCTGGGCGCACACGTGGTGCGCGGTTCCGAGCCCATCACGGTGCAGATGCTCGACAGGGTGATGGAGGAGGCGAGGAGGGATGGCGCGGTCGTGCTCAATCAGTTCGA
Protein-coding regions in this window:
- a CDS encoding ArgK/MeaB family GTPase, with protein sequence MSLLDGILSGDPAAVSRAITIVESDPRGEAARRILEVASARGGKALVVGVTGPPGVGKSTLIGRLCDEMASRGRRVSVLAIDASSPFSGGAFLGNRIRMEESLHRHGVFMRSIAARGSTGGLGGSVWGALRVLSAAGYERVIVETVGAGQSDVDVMGIADVILVVVAPGFGDLVQALKAGILEIADAFVVNKADLPGAEELARYLEEVSAGRPVLSVSAASGDGVGRVVDYLEGTRGSRRRDERAAAAVRVAVEEILREEANELMSTQRAREILGEVASGAVSPREAADRILALRGREK
- a CDS encoding MFS transporter, coding for MRRPLMVLAGMRVTRSLAAGVIYIIYPYIALKDLGLPAKELGIIYAAAALATALLSILVGYAADLMGRRASLYMASSLMVVSSLLLLLRIDIYTAVAAAILGGISATGTMGAGGVGGAVAPVQTAILADLTSREERTRYITWLNFGSTLASTAGLFVGGIMDYEAGLATATVLGLAALLSVALLDTPEVRARTARMGREGSRVAAKFSATGILNGLSSGLVSPFLVPIFILLYDIPRSTMGIYSSLSSIIAVFVMLSAPAMERKLGFVRSIAITRGATVVLLALFPFIRILYVSLAIYLAYPALRVAALPVQTSGMVSMVPPEERGRTTGFNQGFRLAFASVGTLVASPFIDPGLLWVPFIAYSAIMSANVALYRRFFGDWDDR
- a CDS encoding cysteine synthase family protein, translated to MRIELVDIDGLRSPVRPDLGSVLDAYRSILRTGAVEEPLIVHDGDMTLLGGFRTYEALDLLSAVRAPALLLEDGEFHVAGDDPLGAVRDGRTIEEGAFSLSGVEVPRIRVRLSDLLEGHGGRGRRVYRSTVELMVKDWPTPLVRLNFGSSEGREVWAKLEWYNPFSCSAKDRVAWAMIEDAARRGCLGGAFYEATSTNTGIALAALSRVLGRSCRIYLPRGTQAGVDAYFRALGAHVVRGSEPITVQMLDRVMEEARRDGAVVLNQFENDANFKVHLKHTAHELQEQLEAAGARPDYLVGALGTSGHLSAISFHLKSLYGDSIKVIGVQPAPGSRIPGIRRIETGMKWVSHAQLDGVADVSAEEALEGIWAVARSDGIIIGPSSGAIIAAVRKMDLRGTVAAVLPDNGLKYQEFLGSVGRDAP